From the Billgrantia sulfidoxydans genome, one window contains:
- a CDS encoding nucleoside recognition domain-containing protein: MTQRRPASLLGTVGSLLREAWKVYWTLLKVMVPALLIVKALEMLGMTELLGHWLAPLMAPLGLPEPLSLVWAATLLTNIYTGLVIFFEVTRDTPLSVAQVTVLGALMAVGHSLPIEGAVARMAGVPWWLTVLLRVGGAWLLGWLLHLSYSLGDWLQHANRVVWQPSAQEPTLTAWLQGQATTLATIFVVIFALMSLLRLLHWLGVERLIHKLLYPLLRLLGIGPAGANITVIGITLGLTFGAGLLLREARSGRLTPRDILLTLCFLGLCHSLIEDTLLIMLMGADLSGLLWARLGFALAFIALLARLPWLKHAQLPGWIFAERALSDARPHTGG, translated from the coding sequence ATGACACAACGACGCCCTGCCTCACTCCTCGGCACGGTGGGCAGTTTGCTGCGCGAAGCATGGAAGGTCTACTGGACCCTGCTCAAGGTGATGGTGCCGGCACTGCTGATCGTGAAGGCGCTCGAAATGCTGGGCATGACCGAGCTGCTCGGCCACTGGCTCGCGCCATTGATGGCACCGCTGGGGCTGCCCGAGCCGCTGAGCCTGGTATGGGCCGCCACGCTGTTGACCAACATCTACACCGGCCTGGTGATCTTCTTCGAGGTCACGCGGGACACCCCCTTGAGCGTGGCGCAGGTGACGGTGCTGGGGGCGCTGATGGCCGTGGGCCACTCGCTGCCGATAGAAGGGGCGGTGGCGCGCATGGCCGGCGTGCCCTGGTGGCTGACCGTGCTGCTGCGCGTGGGTGGCGCCTGGCTGCTGGGCTGGTTGCTGCATCTGAGCTATTCGCTCGGCGACTGGCTTCAGCACGCCAACCGCGTGGTGTGGCAGCCTTCCGCCCAGGAGCCGACTTTGACTGCCTGGCTGCAGGGCCAGGCCACGACGCTGGCGACCATCTTCGTGGTGATCTTCGCGCTGATGAGCTTGCTCAGGCTGCTGCACTGGCTGGGCGTCGAGCGGCTGATCCACAAGCTGCTCTACCCCCTGCTGCGACTCCTGGGCATCGGCCCGGCAGGCGCCAACATCACCGTGATCGGCATTACCCTGGGCCTCACCTTTGGCGCCGGGCTGCTGCTGCGCGAGGCGCGCTCGGGCCGCCTGACCCCACGTGACATCCTGCTCACGCTCTGCTTCCTCGGCCTCTGCCACAGCCTGATCGAGGATACGTTGCTGATCATGCTGATGGGGGCGGACCTCTCTGGCCTGCTGTGGGCTCGGCTTGGCTTCGCGCTGGCGTTTATCGCCTTGCTGGCCAGGCTGCCCTGGCTGAAGCACGCCCAGTTGCCTGGCTGGATATTCGCCGAGCGAGCCTTGTCTGATGCCAGGCCTCATACGGGAGGGTGA
- a CDS encoding CidA/LrgA family protein, translating into MKLLRGFLWLLVFQLFGHAIVELLSLPVSHALAGLLLLLTWLLARRRLNESVATASQALIPLLAMLIMPGVVGVFFVIDEFAGHWTAIMLALVVGTFLSVLTTLWLMRRFMPREATDSDTRGRQG; encoded by the coding sequence ATGAAGCTGTTGCGCGGGTTCCTGTGGCTGCTCGTCTTCCAACTGTTCGGCCATGCCATCGTCGAGCTGCTCTCGCTGCCGGTCTCCCATGCCCTGGCGGGGCTGCTGTTGCTGCTGACCTGGCTATTGGCGAGGCGCAGGCTCAACGAGAGCGTGGCCACGGCCAGCCAGGCGCTGATACCGCTGCTCGCCATGCTGATCATGCCCGGCGTGGTGGGCGTGTTCTTCGTGATCGACGAGTTCGCCGGCCACTGGACGGCGATCATGCTGGCCCTGGTGGTCGGGACCTTCCTCAGCGTGCTGACCACGCTGTGGCTGATGCGCCGCTTCATGCCGCGAGAGGCCACGGACAGCGATACGCGGGGCCGCCAGGGATGA
- a CDS encoding LrgB family protein produces the protein MSELHASLLDSPILAAALTLAAYLGGVRLFERLGRPSWCPAVLIGAVLTAASLWLLRYEYVDYRRNVAWLTLLLGPATVALAVPLYQQRHHIFALWRPILCCVPLAAALAALYAVLIAWLLGAPPMVLASLAPKSVTAPIAMGINEQIGGSLSLMLGGLLITGVMSTIFVSLLAKWLRIDDKRLLGFALGVNGHAIGIVRAFELGPTAGAFASLGMSLTGIFTAVLLPLVWRLFG, from the coding sequence ATGAGCGAACTGCACGCATCGCTGTTGGATAGCCCCATCCTGGCCGCCGCCCTGACGTTGGCGGCCTACCTCGGCGGCGTACGTCTGTTCGAGCGGCTCGGCCGGCCGAGCTGGTGCCCGGCGGTGCTGATCGGCGCCGTGCTGACGGCGGCTTCGCTGTGGCTGCTGCGCTACGAGTACGTCGACTATCGGCGCAACGTGGCCTGGCTGACCCTGCTGTTGGGCCCTGCCACCGTGGCGCTCGCGGTGCCGCTCTACCAGCAGCGCCACCACATCTTCGCCCTGTGGAGGCCGATCCTGTGCTGCGTGCCTCTCGCCGCGGCCCTGGCGGCGCTCTACGCCGTGCTGATCGCCTGGCTGCTGGGAGCGCCGCCCATGGTGCTGGCTTCGCTGGCGCCCAAGTCGGTCACCGCGCCCATTGCCATGGGCATCAACGAACAGATCGGCGGCTCGCTCTCGCTGATGCTGGGCGGCCTGCTGATCACCGGAGTGATGTCGACCATCTTCGTCTCGCTGCTGGCCAAGTGGCTCAGGATCGATGACAAGCGGCTGCTCGGCTTTGCCCTCGGCGTCAACGGCCATGCCATCGGCATCGTGCGCGCCTTCGAACTCGGCCCCACCGCCGGCGCCTTCGCCTCGCTCGGCATGAGCCTCACGGGTATTTTCACCGCGGTGCTCCTGCCGCTGGTGTGGCGGCTCTTCGGTTGA
- a CDS encoding LysE family translocator — protein sequence MEHLGLFVAALAIAYLVPGPDMVLVMQTASRQGRGLALATACGLGLARGAQVALAAMGLAALLKASPLLFDFMRGIGAAYLVWLGARLARADIWEGTANPAQSPPLPRSYRLAFQRGLLTNIANPKALLFCSVLLPQFLHADSGMVTLQFALLGIVLVGVGLIFDLCYTAVGMALGRWMARHPLAQRFQRWLFAILLMGFGTKLALSS from the coding sequence ATGGAACACCTGGGCCTGTTCGTGGCCGCGCTGGCCATTGCCTACCTGGTGCCAGGGCCGGACATGGTACTGGTCATGCAGACTGCCAGCCGCCAGGGCCGAGGGCTTGCCTTGGCCACGGCATGCGGACTGGGGTTGGCGCGGGGTGCCCAAGTGGCCCTGGCTGCGATGGGCCTGGCCGCCTTGCTGAAGGCTTCGCCGCTGCTGTTCGATTTCATGCGGGGAATAGGCGCCGCGTACCTGGTTTGGCTGGGCGCTCGGCTCGCCCGCGCCGATATATGGGAAGGCACCGCAAACCCTGCGCAGTCGCCACCACTTCCGCGCTCCTACCGCCTGGCATTCCAGCGCGGGCTGCTGACCAACATCGCCAATCCCAAGGCGCTGCTGTTCTGCTCGGTGCTGTTGCCGCAGTTCTTGCATGCCGACTCCGGCATGGTGACGTTGCAGTTTGCACTGCTCGGTATCGTGCTGGTGGGCGTCGGGCTGATCTTCGACCTGTGCTATACGGCGGTTGGCATGGCGCTGGGCCGCTGGATGGCACGTCATCCCCTGGCGCAACGCTTCCAGCGCTGGCTGTTCGCCATCTTGCTGATGGGGTTCGGCACCAAGCTGGCGTTGAGCAGTTGA
- a CDS encoding Lrp/AsnC family transcriptional regulator produces the protein MKLDNLDRRILSALQRDARLTNVQLAEEVGLSPSPCLRRVRLLEEKGIIQGYHAALDRGGVGLGLTVFVGIKVRQHHDEMARAFREEVVKLPEVVACHLVSGEADFLLQVVVPDLAAYETLLLDKLLKLPGVGDIRSNFAISTVKDPSALPLAHLPHPG, from the coding sequence ATGAAACTTGACAACCTGGACCGTCGGATCCTCTCGGCTCTGCAGCGCGATGCGCGATTGACCAACGTGCAACTGGCCGAAGAGGTGGGCCTGTCTCCCTCACCTTGCCTGCGTCGTGTGCGCCTGCTCGAGGAGAAGGGCATCATCCAGGGCTATCACGCCGCGCTGGATCGGGGTGGGGTGGGGTTGGGGCTCACGGTATTCGTCGGGATCAAGGTGAGGCAGCACCATGACGAAATGGCCCGGGCGTTCCGAGAGGAGGTGGTCAAGCTGCCGGAAGTCGTTGCCTGCCATCTGGTCTCGGGCGAGGCGGACTTCCTGCTGCAGGTGGTAGTACCGGATCTGGCCGCCTACGAGACGCTGCTGCTGGACAAACTGCTGAAACTACCGGGTGTCGGAGACATACGCAGCAACTTCGCAATCTCGACGGTCAAGGACCCTTCGGCCTTGCCTCTCGCACACCTGCCTCATCCTGGTTGA
- a CDS encoding phosphate-starvation-inducible PsiE family protein yields MDELPGSSDKRLPRRHLYHDELPKEHEDPLIRNLHRVIRLAVKVLSVLMVMVIIWGVIDVVYMLYTRLMSPPFLLFEVSDIFAIFSAFMVVLIAIEIFINIRLYLGTNMLPIQLVIATALMAIARKVIIMDTETVTAMEILAIAAVVLALGVTHWLVAKRT; encoded by the coding sequence ATGGACGAGCTTCCTGGTTCCAGCGACAAGCGTTTACCAAGACGGCACCTGTACCATGATGAACTGCCCAAGGAGCATGAGGATCCACTGATCCGCAATCTGCACCGAGTCATACGGCTGGCCGTCAAGGTTCTCTCGGTGCTGATGGTGATGGTCATCATCTGGGGCGTGATCGACGTGGTGTACATGCTCTACACCCGCCTGATGAGTCCCCCCTTCCTGCTCTTCGAGGTGAGCGACATCTTCGCGATATTCAGTGCCTTCATGGTGGTACTGATCGCGATCGAGATATTCATCAACATTCGCCTTTACCTGGGCACCAACATGCTGCCCATCCAACTGGTCATTGCCACAGCCCTGATGGCAATCGCCCGTAAGGTCATCATCATGGATACCGAGACGGTCACGGCCATGGAGATCTTGGCTATCGCTGCCGTGGTTCTCGCGCTCGGCGTCACCCATTGGCTGGTTGCCAAACGAACCTGA
- a CDS encoding sugar O-acetyltransferase, giving the protein MRTEKEKMLAGELYDPRDAQLLHERHRARLLTKAFNDTSDDQGRERKRLLSELFGAMGKGTFIEPPFHCDYGGNITLGERVFMNFNCVILDVAEVTIGNHTMFGPSVQVYTATHPLDVKERRSGLEAAKPITIGDDVWIGGGAILCPGVTIGARSVIGAGSVVTKDIPEDVFAAGNPCRVIRPLGDDASR; this is encoded by the coding sequence ATGCGCACGGAAAAAGAGAAGATGCTGGCCGGGGAGCTCTACGATCCGCGGGATGCCCAACTGCTGCACGAGCGCCATCGCGCCCGCCTGCTGACCAAGGCCTTCAACGATACGAGCGACGATCAGGGCCGAGAGCGCAAGCGGCTTCTGAGCGAGCTGTTCGGCGCCATGGGCAAGGGCACCTTCATCGAGCCGCCTTTCCACTGCGACTACGGCGGCAACATCACGCTGGGCGAGCGGGTCTTCATGAACTTCAACTGCGTGATCCTCGACGTGGCGGAAGTCACCATTGGCAACCACACCATGTTCGGCCCGAGCGTACAGGTCTATACCGCCACCCACCCGCTCGACGTCAAAGAGCGCCGCAGCGGCCTGGAAGCCGCCAAGCCCATTACTATCGGCGATGATGTCTGGATCGGCGGCGGCGCGATTCTCTGCCCCGGCGTTACCATCGGCGCCCGCTCGGTCATCGGTGCCGGCAGCGTGGTGACCAAGGACATCCCCGAGGATGTGTTCGCCGCCGGCAACCCCTGCCGCGTGATTCGCCCGCTCGGGGATGATGCGTCCCGCTGA
- a CDS encoding YdeI/OmpD-associated family protein, whose amino-acid sequence MNDTNPKVEALLSQPQWHEERKKLRAIALACQLSESVKWGKLCYSFQNGNVAMIFGMKDYCTLGFFKGSLLKDPARILVAPGEHSQAMRQARFTREEEIDAQAATLSAYLHEAIELEKAGTKVDFIEKHELTYPEELQAALDENAGLKAAFEALTLGRQRGYILHFSGAKRSSTRVSRIEKCTPDILAGKGLNGR is encoded by the coding sequence ATGAACGATACGAATCCGAAAGTGGAAGCCTTGCTGAGCCAGCCGCAATGGCATGAAGAGCGGAAAAAGCTGAGAGCGATAGCGCTTGCTTGCCAACTGAGCGAAAGCGTCAAGTGGGGCAAACTCTGCTACTCGTTTCAGAATGGAAACGTGGCCATGATCTTCGGTATGAAGGACTACTGCACACTCGGCTTTTTCAAGGGTAGCCTGTTAAAGGATCCGGCGAGAATCCTCGTCGCTCCCGGGGAGCATTCTCAGGCGATGCGCCAAGCCCGCTTCACTCGGGAGGAAGAGATCGATGCACAGGCTGCCACGTTGAGCGCCTATCTCCATGAGGCCATAGAGCTGGAGAAGGCCGGCACCAAGGTGGACTTCATCGAGAAGCATGAGCTGACTTACCCCGAAGAACTCCAGGCGGCTCTTGACGAAAATGCTGGGCTAAAAGCCGCCTTCGAGGCGCTCACTCTTGGTCGGCAGAGAGGCTACATCCTGCACTTCTCCGGGGCCAAGCGATCCAGCACCCGAGTGTCGCGGATAGAAAAATGCACGCCCGATATTCTTGCTGGAAAAGGTCTGAATGGTCGCTGA
- a CDS encoding isocitrate lyase/PEP mutase family protein, giving the protein MIDLEQRRAEFARLHESGCFVIPNPWDIGTARFLQHCGFRALATTSAGFQYSQGQIDSVLGLSCEAALAHIAEMVNATDLPVSADFQTGYAHDPEGVAANVARCVDTGVAGLSIEDATGEPGQLYDLALAVERIRAARAAIDGTGAQVLLTARAESYLVGHHEPLKDVLQRLTAYAEAGADVLFAPGPRTPKELGAIVSAVAPKPVNAIVMGNMGLTVQDLAELGVRRISVGSALARTAWGAFVRAARMMAEEGSFEGLVSAASFDELNAIFEAYDGASPRQGKASP; this is encoded by the coding sequence ATGATCGATCTTGAGCAGCGCCGCGCGGAATTTGCCAGGCTTCACGAATCGGGATGCTTCGTCATTCCCAATCCTTGGGACATCGGTACGGCGCGTTTTCTCCAGCACTGCGGTTTTCGCGCGCTGGCAACCACCAGCGCGGGTTTTCAATACAGCCAGGGCCAGATCGACAGTGTGCTGGGCCTCTCTTGCGAAGCGGCACTTGCTCATATTGCCGAAATGGTGAACGCCACCGACCTGCCGGTCAGTGCGGATTTCCAAACGGGCTATGCACACGACCCCGAAGGCGTGGCGGCCAATGTGGCCCGCTGCGTCGATACCGGCGTGGCCGGGCTCTCCATCGAAGATGCCACCGGAGAACCCGGGCAGCTATACGACCTGGCGCTCGCCGTGGAGCGCATTCGCGCTGCCCGGGCCGCCATCGACGGCACGGGCGCGCAGGTGCTGCTGACCGCACGGGCGGAAAGCTACCTGGTGGGCCACCACGAACCGCTGAAGGACGTACTGCAGCGTTTGACGGCATACGCCGAGGCCGGCGCAGACGTGCTCTTTGCGCCGGGGCCGCGAACGCCGAAGGAGCTTGGCGCCATCGTCAGTGCCGTCGCACCCAAGCCGGTCAATGCCATCGTGATGGGCAATATGGGGCTGACCGTGCAGGATTTGGCCGAGCTCGGCGTGCGACGAATCAGCGTCGGCTCGGCGCTAGCCCGTACCGCCTGGGGCGCCTTCGTGCGGGCTGCCAGGATGATGGCGGAGGAAGGAAGCTTCGAAGGCCTGGTCAGCGCGGCAAGCTTCGATGAGCTGAATGCCATTTTTGAAGCCTATGATGGGGCTAGTCCGCGGCAGGGCAAGGCGAGTCCGTAA
- a CDS encoding GNAT family N-acetyltransferase, giving the protein MQVEALTLEDVLFEELKIIGAMEAGEARDYIIPYSLEKHQQEYAKSAVIYKAVRNGKVLVGFVMLALDPDGVSVELRRIVVSAPGRGIGVRVLEGIRELCRSELGRKRIWLDVFETNHRARHVYEKVGYSCFGKTEHDGRTLLLYETLV; this is encoded by the coding sequence ATGCAGGTCGAAGCGTTGACTTTGGAGGATGTGCTCTTCGAAGAGCTGAAAATTATAGGTGCAATGGAAGCCGGAGAGGCGCGCGACTACATCATTCCGTATAGCCTGGAAAAGCACCAGCAGGAATATGCGAAGTCCGCTGTAATCTACAAGGCTGTTCGTAACGGGAAAGTCCTGGTTGGCTTTGTCATGCTGGCGCTAGACCCGGATGGTGTGAGCGTTGAGCTTCGCCGAATCGTCGTGTCAGCTCCAGGGCGTGGCATTGGTGTGCGAGTCTTGGAGGGTATACGAGAGCTGTGCCGTAGTGAGTTAGGAAGAAAGCGAATCTGGCTGGACGTCTTCGAAACCAACCATCGTGCCAGGCATGTGTACGAAAAGGTGGGTTACTCATGCTTTGGAAAAACCGAGCATGATGGGCGAACTCTTCTTCTGTACGAAACCTTGGTGTAA
- a CDS encoding GNAT family N-acetyltransferase, protein MVTIRLYRQADCAVLRSLVLYLHETLRSFDADLAPGDEIIEGYFQELMAKVESTNGAVFVAEDGSGLVGYVCLWGYVSPDDPDERPDPFSFMAELFVRPESRHLGVGRLLVEQAERYVAQCGTYKIELKVLARNEQAIRFYEALGYEPRVVVMSKHF, encoded by the coding sequence ATGGTGACGATTCGACTCTACCGCCAGGCGGACTGCGCTGTACTCCGCAGCCTGGTCCTCTACCTGCATGAGACCCTGCGGTCGTTCGATGCCGACCTTGCACCCGGGGATGAGATCATCGAAGGCTATTTCCAAGAGCTGATGGCAAAGGTAGAAAGCACGAACGGCGCGGTATTCGTTGCCGAGGATGGCAGCGGGTTGGTCGGATACGTGTGCCTTTGGGGTTACGTTTCCCCCGATGACCCGGACGAGAGGCCGGACCCATTCAGCTTCATGGCGGAACTCTTCGTGCGGCCAGAGAGCCGCCATCTCGGAGTGGGGCGCTTACTCGTGGAGCAAGCGGAACGCTATGTTGCCCAATGTGGCACCTACAAGATCGAGTTAAAGGTGCTGGCACGGAACGAACAGGCCATTCGCTTTTACGAAGCGCTGGGTTATGAGCCCCGTGTGGTGGTGATGAGCAAGCATTTCTGA
- a CDS encoding YdeI/OmpD-associated family protein, with product MSANLHEAIELEKAGAKADFSEKHELSYPEELQSALERDPELKAAFGALTPGRKRGYLLHFSSAKQSSTRVSRIEKCIPSNLSGRD from the coding sequence TTGAGCGCCAATCTCCATGAGGCCATAGAGCTGGAGAAGGCCGGCGCCAAGGCGGATTTCAGCGAGAAGCATGAGCTGTCATATCCGGAAGAGCTCCAATCGGCCTTGGAAAGAGACCCTGAACTGAAGGCCGCCTTCGGAGCACTCACGCCGGGACGGAAAAGAGGCTACCTTCTGCACTTCAGCAGCGCCAAGCAGTCCAGCACCCGTGTATCTCGAATTGAGAAGTGCATCCCAAGCAACCTTTCGGGCAGGGATTGA
- a CDS encoding cellulose binding domain-containing protein, whose amino-acid sequence MSARVGYTVTSQWNSGFVFEVTVTNEGTLPIDDYRVGFDLPGSVTDVWGGRISAHEGQRYEIMADDADNDIAPGQAVSFKVKSVDGSSQMPTRFSVNDQPMIVESPEVDEPDSVDEAFIDGVATVEPGVSAAELETLLNGAPKGASVRLAEGEYVYDDSVSVTRSDVSLIGAGSGKTTITFSDTALERDDAHGLLFEGKGTASAGRLQADAAEGNDTLTLESGHGLATGDMVRIWQDNDAEYFEEIGNTSWQGSQYAPLRTSMARVLERDGSTVTLDRGVHFDFDGGEARIQRVDALENVALEGVSINYPLGTPDAGAFNNTLPSLLDYHAVEFNGTVDARVADVEVANGPSVAFVANRSVDLQAENLHAEGAFNKGSGGNGYAYELFESYDGTFTDLSDSGMRHSALFASWRSSVGNDIHVEYTDRDINFHGGQDHDNTVRVSQSVRDPASDNMSPTLWINQGGESFGAPTDPTANQVMFDYVVGSRRNDVVPGSDDGVYLDGARGHDTLLGGAGDDILRGGPGNDRLEGGPGNDTALMMGDYAAYDLQPTPDGGLFLDGWGDDDLLVDVERAVFADGTVLDIESRTVTSGAAPEIPTADEILADDIIRFPDDEAPPETPGEPPADDIAAAVHFESVSRWASGYVMAVEITNETDSNIEDPRIDFELPAEITQFYGANLLAHEGDTYSLALSGDDTLTPGETQRFSFKAYAPESHLPQRLRLDGQELEVDLDQLVAGRESESELGTETSITSNLTSTWSSGYTAEVIVENSSNLAIDSPSISFDLPGEIDTLWNGTATRDGNRYTVSDDNPTTLQPGESWRFSYKAYDTSQALPANAVVEGTPQVPANEPTAVTSNIISEWSGGYTTEVLVENTSTDAIADPVVDFALPTDVDTLWNGVLERDGERYRVSNDDATVLQPGEVWRFSYRVYDEQQHLPDDIVVEGQAEPAKLDPSEIEQVVDSDGNPVTGQPGSTLTGTDGDDTLNGLRGDDYLTGGAGNDRLVGGSGADTLTGGAGADVFTYLSTWDSTPQRQDTLLDFNRLEGDRIDLSAIDANSELEGPQAFTWRGEEGFSGDGGELRNSGNTLQADVNGDGVVDLQLAVLGVNALEQGDLILQS is encoded by the coding sequence ATGTCGGCGCGCGTCGGTTATACGGTGACGAGCCAGTGGAATAGTGGTTTCGTCTTCGAGGTCACGGTGACTAACGAGGGTACGCTGCCCATCGACGATTATCGGGTGGGGTTCGACCTGCCAGGCTCGGTAACGGATGTCTGGGGTGGCCGAATAAGCGCTCACGAAGGCCAGCGCTACGAGATCATGGCCGATGATGCGGACAACGACATCGCGCCGGGGCAGGCGGTCAGCTTCAAGGTCAAGAGCGTCGATGGCAGTTCGCAGATGCCGACCCGCTTCAGCGTCAACGATCAACCGATGATCGTCGAATCTCCCGAGGTCGACGAACCCGACAGCGTCGACGAGGCGTTCATCGACGGCGTGGCCACGGTCGAGCCCGGCGTCTCCGCGGCGGAACTGGAAACCCTGCTCAACGGAGCACCGAAGGGAGCCAGCGTGCGCCTGGCCGAGGGCGAGTACGTCTACGACGATTCGGTGAGCGTCACACGCTCGGATGTCTCGCTGATCGGTGCCGGCAGCGGCAAGACGACCATCACCTTCAGCGACACGGCGCTGGAGCGCGACGATGCCCATGGTCTGCTGTTCGAGGGGAAAGGCACGGCCAGCGCCGGCCGGCTGCAGGCGGATGCCGCGGAGGGCAACGACACGCTGACCCTCGAGAGTGGCCATGGCCTGGCCACCGGTGACATGGTGCGCATCTGGCAGGACAACGATGCCGAGTACTTCGAGGAGATCGGCAACACCTCCTGGCAGGGAAGCCAGTACGCGCCGCTGCGCACCAGCATGGCGCGAGTCCTCGAGCGCGACGGCAGCACGGTCACCCTCGACCGGGGCGTACACTTCGATTTCGACGGCGGCGAGGCCAGGATCCAGCGCGTCGATGCCCTTGAGAACGTTGCCCTGGAAGGGGTCTCCATCAACTATCCGCTCGGCACGCCCGATGCGGGCGCGTTCAACAATACGCTGCCGTCGCTGCTGGACTATCACGCCGTCGAGTTCAACGGCACCGTGGACGCGAGGGTCGCCGATGTCGAGGTGGCCAACGGCCCTTCGGTCGCCTTCGTTGCCAATCGCTCCGTCGACCTGCAGGCCGAGAACCTGCATGCCGAGGGTGCCTTCAACAAGGGGAGTGGCGGCAACGGCTACGCCTACGAGCTGTTCGAAAGCTACGATGGCACCTTCACCGACCTGAGCGACAGCGGCATGCGCCACAGCGCGCTGTTCGCCTCCTGGCGCTCCTCCGTGGGCAACGACATCCACGTCGAGTACACCGACCGCGACATCAACTTCCATGGCGGCCAGGATCATGACAACACGGTGCGGGTTTCGCAATCCGTGCGCGACCCGGCGAGCGATAACATGTCGCCTACCCTGTGGATCAACCAGGGCGGGGAGAGCTTTGGTGCGCCGACCGATCCCACCGCCAACCAGGTAATGTTCGACTACGTGGTCGGGTCACGGCGCAACGACGTGGTGCCGGGCTCCGACGATGGTGTCTATCTGGACGGGGCCAGGGGCCACGACACCCTGCTCGGCGGCGCCGGCGACGACATCCTGCGCGGAGGCCCGGGCAATGACCGTCTGGAGGGCGGGCCAGGCAACGACACGGCGCTGATGATGGGCGACTATGCGGCCTATGACCTGCAGCCCACGCCGGATGGTGGCCTGTTCCTGGATGGCTGGGGCGACGACGACCTGCTGGTCGACGTAGAGCGTGCGGTGTTCGCCGACGGCACCGTGCTCGACATCGAATCGCGCACGGTCACGTCCGGTGCGGCGCCGGAGATACCCACCGCCGATGAAATCCTCGCCGACGATATCATTCGCTTTCCAGACGACGAGGCACCACCGGAAACGCCGGGCGAACCGCCGGCGGACGATATCGCCGCGGCGGTGCACTTCGAGAGCGTCAGCCGCTGGGCGAGCGGCTACGTGATGGCCGTCGAGATCACCAACGAAACCGACTCGAACATCGAGGACCCGCGAATCGACTTCGAACTACCCGCCGAGATCACCCAGTTCTATGGGGCAAACCTGCTCGCGCATGAGGGCGATACATACTCCCTGGCGCTGTCCGGGGACGATACACTGACGCCGGGCGAGACTCAGCGCTTCTCCTTCAAGGCCTATGCACCCGAGAGCCACCTGCCACAGAGGCTGCGTCTTGATGGGCAGGAACTCGAGGTGGACCTGGATCAGCTCGTCGCCGGGAGGGAGAGCGAATCCGAGCTCGGCACCGAGACGAGTATTACCAGCAACCTCACGAGTACCTGGTCGAGCGGCTACACCGCCGAGGTGATCGTCGAGAACAGCTCCAACCTGGCCATCGACAGCCCCTCGATCAGCTTCGACCTGCCCGGCGAGATCGACACGCTATGGAACGGCACGGCGACGCGCGACGGCAATCGCTATACCGTCTCCGACGACAACCCGACCACGCTGCAACCCGGCGAAAGCTGGCGTTTCTCCTACAAGGCCTACGACACCAGCCAGGCGCTGCCGGCGAATGCCGTGGTGGAGGGCACGCCCCAGGTGCCGGCGAACGAGCCGACCGCCGTGACCAGCAACATTATCAGCGAGTGGTCGGGCGGCTATACGACCGAGGTACTGGTCGAGAACACCTCTACCGATGCCATCGCCGATCCCGTCGTAGACTTCGCGCTGCCCACCGACGTCGACACGCTGTGGAACGGCGTGCTGGAGCGTGACGGCGAGCGCTACCGTGTCTCGAATGACGACGCCACCGTGCTTCAACCCGGCGAGGTGTGGCGCTTCAGCTACCGTGTCTACGACGAGCAGCAGCACCTACCGGATGACATCGTGGTGGAGGGTCAGGCCGAGCCCGCCAAGCTCGACCCATCGGAGATCGAGCAGGTGGTGGATAGCGACGGCAACCCCGTTACGGGGCAACCCGGCAGTACCCTGACTGGCACTGACGGCGACGACACCCTGAACGGCCTGCGCGGCGACGACTACCTCACCGGCGGTGCAGGCAACGACCGCCTGGTGGGCGGCAGCGGTGCCGATACGCTGACCGGCGGGGCGGGTGCCGATGTCTTCACGTACCTTTCCACGTGGGATTCAACCCCACAACGCCAGGACACCTTGCTCGATTTCAACCGCCTCGAAGGCGACCGAATCGACCTCTCCGCGATCGACGCCAACAGCGAACTGGAGGGCCCCCAAGCGTTTACCTGGCGCGGCGAAGAAGGTTTCAGCGGCGACGGCGGCGAGCTGCGCAATTCGGGGAATACCCTGCAGGCGGACGTCAACGGCGACGGAGTCGTCGATCTGCAGCTTGCCGTGCTGGGGGTCAACGCGCTCGAGCAGGGCGACCTCATCCTGCAGAGCTGA